Genomic window (Salinibacterium sp. M195):
GCTGTCGGTTTATTCCTTGTCGTCGAAAATTCTGAGGTTGCGCGATGCGAGCCAGTGATGCACTATTGAGTTCATTACCGCCATGGAAACGTTTCCATGAATAATCGCGAGGAGGTGAATGATGCCCAATACCGTTTTTGTCTTCGGCAGCATCAACGTCGACAGCAGCCACCACGTAGCCGCTATTCCGCAGCCGGGCGAGACCGTCATTGCGTCAGACGTGAGTACATCGCCCGGAGGCAAGGGTGCTAACCAAGCTATCGCGGCCGCATCGGCTGGCGCGATTACTCGCATGATCGGCGCCGTTGGAGACGACCTTGACTCCACCATGGTTCTTGAGGAACTCGCAGCGCGAGGCGTCGACACTGACCTGATCGTCACACTCCGCTCAACGACAACCGGTCGCGCCATCGTCTGCGTAGACGACTCTGGAGAGAATTCCATCGTTGTCGTGTCCGGCGCCAACGCCCACCTCAATGAACTGATCGCTGAGACTGGGCTGGCCACGATAAGTGCCGGCGACATCCTCGTGCTGCAAAATGAAGTGCCTGCGGCCGCCAACTTCGCCGCCGCCCGGCTCGCAAAATCCGCTGGAGCCATCGTTATCTGGAATGCAGCCCCCTCTCCGATGAGCGCAGCTGAGTTGGTGCACGACCTCGACCTTCTTATCGTGAATGAGCATGAATTGAAGCGAGTCGGTGCTGTGCTCGAAGTGGCGCACGGCGACGAAGGTTCCAGTTCCGAGCTGGGCGAACTCCTCACCGCGGTTTCTCGCAAGCTCCGCACTGACGCGATATGCACTTTGGGTTCCGAGGGGTTGATATTCACTATCGGTGCGCAACACGGTAGCGTCCCCGCTCCAAAAGCACAGCCACGCGACACGACCGGGGCCGGAGATGCCTTCGTTGGCTATCTCGCCTCTCAGCCCGCCCTTCCGTGGGTTGATCGACTCCAACTTGCGGCCGCGGCTGGCGCAATTACCGTCACTCAAACCGGCGC
Coding sequences:
- a CDS encoding ribokinase, whose amino-acid sequence is MMPNTVFVFGSINVDSSHHVAAIPQPGETVIASDVSTSPGGKGANQAIAAASAGAITRMIGAVGDDLDSTMVLEELAARGVDTDLIVTLRSTTTGRAIVCVDDSGENSIVVVSGANAHLNELIAETGLATISAGDILVLQNEVPAAANFAAARLAKSAGAIVIWNAAPSPMSAAELVHDLDLLIVNEHELKRVGAVLEVAHGDEGSSSELGELLTAVSRKLRTDAICTLGSEGLIFTIGAQHGSVPAPKAQPRDTTGAGDAFVGYLASQPALPWVDRLQLAAAAGAITVTQTGASTSIPQLEAVESMLATLTEKRLV